The sequence below is a genomic window from Rattus rattus isolate New Zealand chromosome 3, Rrattus_CSIRO_v1, whole genome shotgun sequence.
tggtggcacgagGACCAGGCCTGGTGCTGAAGAGGTAGCTAAGATTTCTATTCCAGATCATcaggcagtgggaagagagggacACTGGGTCTGCCTTGAGCCTTTGgcccctcaaagcccacccccagtgacacacttcttccaacaagaccacacctcctacttACCTCCTACTTGCCTGTCATCTTTCTATGCCTGCTCAACGACTTCTAATCGGGACAGACATTGATTTTATAATTCCTGACGTAAATCGTACCTACCAACAATGGTAGTAATAAATAACAGTAACCATGAAGTAACATGACTCTTGTCAACCACGAACTTttccatatttttgtttgtttgtttgcttttgacatccaaatcttttttttagtAGGGGAATGGGTCTCTAGAGGGTAGGCCTGGGACCCTCACTGCACAGCTTGTTCATTGGCgctgcctccagagtcctgtgGCTTCGTCACATCTGGAAGCTCGAGAGGGCTGGAGAAGGGCTCAACGCACAGAAGCTCTGAAGGCACCTTCTGCTCAGAAGGCCAGGCCCACTGGGGCTGGGGCCTTGCTGTCTGATTAGTGAAGCCACGCTCGCCCAGAGTTTTTCCATCTTCGAGGAGCTGGTCGTCCTTGTACAGCCGCCGCTCCTCTGGCGGCCTCTTGAGGATGCCCTCCATGATGCGCTTCAGTTCGAACAGGGTGCTCGACTCCTTGGCATCTGTAAAGATGGTGGTCTTGTGGTGCCAGATCATGAGAAACACGTCCATCCCGGCGGCGGCTTCTCAAACTTTACCGTCTTTTATTCCTTCAAACATGTTTTCGAAGAGGAAGGCTCATTGTGTCCCAGAAAAAAATTTCACCTTTAGGAGTTAGAAAGGAGGTTCTTTCCTTTGAAAGATGCCCAAGCCTTAACATCTTTCCAGTTGTAAAGGCACAAATAGTGGTCACGAGTGCTGTGAATAGCTCCTCCCTCCACCCAAGTCTACATAGGCAAAGCAGCTGCCCCTTTTACCCAACTTCACCATGTTTTCCCCAGGTCCTCATAAATATTgcaatattttatgtttctaggaaataaaaatgttggaaagaaacatataaatatgCTCAGATCGTGTGTGTGTGGACTTCCTTAAACAGGGAAAGAACTAGATATATTGCATAAATCAATCACAAAATTCATAAAGAGGAGACATTTAAAATGCATGTATTTTAGCCACACTACCAGTAACACTTTTGATTAGCTCAAAACATCTTGGTATAGGTAGTGTATAATTTATGAGGATATTATTTAAAGTGATTGTTTAATATTCGCTGAAGAACATGTTCATGCTTCTAcaatgtaaaaggaaagaaagattcaGAAAACATAGTTATGAAAAACACTTCGTTTTTAATTCAAGAGAGACATCATTGAAAGCCCCCACACAAGGCTCAACCGCCAAATAGCAGTGGCCTTTTAAGTCCCACAGTCTGTATTACTTGGCCTTCATTTAATTTGTACACTTAGTGCTGCTATGGCTTATTAAGAATAATATAGGCAGAAATGGCATAATACTTCCTTGTTAAAGAGCCTATGGTTTCTACCACTAACACCAATACAGCAAAAGAGCCGTATAGTGTGCATATAAAGGAGCACTCAAAACCAATAGCTTGCTAAATATTGCTTTCACGATCAATgataaggtttcttttttttaaactaaagccTTATTCTGCAGGTGCGTGCAATGAAAtaacaaggaaacaaaattaactgGTGCTTTTAAAACTCCTACCAGGCAAATGACATGAGTCTCAACAAAGGCATCTTTGTATTTTCTAGGTTTACAGAACAGTCctgagtgttaaaaaaaaaaaaaacagatcttaATGGTTTCTCATTTACTTTACCCTAGGCTTCATTAGGCAACTTAATTCCACATAGGTTGGtgggaaaatatatttcaagtaaAGATCTGTATCCATTAGCTCTTCTGTGCTCCCTCTCTAGAAGGCCGTTTAAATTTCCTGAGTCTGCTTTAAAAGTTTTGCTGGGAACACTACTTAAGCATTCCTCCTGAATATTAGGACATACATGCATTCTCCATGAGCCCAGGGCCCTCAGGGACACAGACTTGAGACTCTCCTCTGAGATCTAAGACTCTCCTGTATTATATGTCATTCTGTACTCCCAGTCCTCTCAGTCTCCTTGGCCTGGTCCTTCTCATCCGAGATGGCCATTTTAATATAGCCAGTGCATCTCCCTAGGCTTTGAGATAGATTGTTTTCTCTATTGCCTGTGTGCTTTGAATGTATATTACTTGAAAAATGctattagatttattcattttactttatgtgtttgtAGATGCTGTtcaccatataggtgctgggggCACCATGTAGGGTGCCAAGGGGGATGAGAACCGGGCACTGCATCCTCTGGTGCTGTAGTCATGCATGGTCATGAAGCAACTTTGTAAGGAAGGCACAGGGGTGGGACCAAAGCTGATCTTTCACCTTTAGTcagaacaggaagcaaagagaaaagaatgctGTCGCTCCGCTTgtgttctccttttctgtttgtgtttcatATGGGATCCCAGCTGTGTGAGGTGGCCCCAGCATGCACGGCATGATTTCTTCCCTCTGTCAGTCATCTCAGGTACAGACACACCGCCAAAGTGCTAACCCTCTCATGTTTCATAACCTGTTCAAGCTGACAGTGACGATTAACCATTGAAGCCAAAGCTAACACAGCACACTGACCAATGTAGCCACACCACATTAGTGTTGATGCTGTGTAAACAAATCTAATGTGCTGTCAATCACCCAAAAGCAAAGCAAGTGGAGTTAATAAATAACTCGCTTACTGGCTCATATACCTACCATGCCATTCCTTTATCCTTATTTTAGAgagtaattaaaaaacaaacctacTGAGACAGTGTGTTGTCACATGTTAGCCATGTCTCTTGATTGTATAGTGATTGGcctatacataaaattaatctcactaaattttattaattaatacaaTCACCAGTGCATGAGGTCCAATTTCTCTTCCTGCCAACCCACACTTGATGttagctaattttcttttttgatttaatttaaaattctctaATGAACGATGAAGTAGTATATCTCTCCATGTgcgtgctggctgtcctggatggtttgtgtcaacttgacacaagctagagtcatctgaaaggaaggaacgtcatctgaggaaatgcctctatgagatccagctataagacATTTCTCAATTAGCGACcaatgtgggaaggcccagccaatggtaggtggtgccatccctgggctggtggtcctggattctacaagaaaacaggctgagcaagccagtaagcagcacccctgcctggtctctgcatcagctccagcctccgggttcctgccctgcttgtgttcctgtcctgacttccttcaataacaACCACATGGAAATGTAAGTCAAGTAAACCCCTTTCTCCACAAttttctttttggtcatggtggttcatTGCAGCAATTGGAACCCTCAACTAAGATACTGgctatctttattttttgttcaattatttcatattaaaaatagatttagtAGTTCCTCGCTTACGCATTTTAATATCAATTTACTTTTACAATTTATCTACCACTGAATGGAAGCTTTGGAATTCttatgtagcatttttttttattaacttgaatatttcttatttacatttcgagtgttattccctttcctggtttccgggcaaacatccccctaatccctcccccttcccttctttatgggtgttccccttccactggtgatcttactaggatattcattgctacctatgaggtcagagtccagggtcagtccatgtatagtctttaggtagtggcttagtccctggaagctctggttgcttggcatagttgttcataaggagtcttgagctccttcaagctcgagttctttctctgattccttcaacgggggtcccgttctcagttcagtggtttgctgctggcattcgcctctgtatttgctgtattctggctgtgtctctcaggagcgatctacatccggctcctgtcggcctgcacttctttgtttcatccatcttgtctaattgggtggctgtatatgtatgggccacatgtggggcaggctctgaattggtgttccttctgtctctgttttaatctttgcctctctattccctgccaagggtattcttgttcccttttaaagaaggagtgaagcattcacattttgatcatccgtctcgTAGCATTTTTAATAACCATTGAGACCATCAAAAAGAAGATGCAGAATGGCGGTCGTTTAACAGTGCCTTGGGCCACCTGCTGTTAAAATGAGAATGGGGCGCAGGAGCTCAGCAGCTAAAAGTGCTGGCTGCTTTTAGAGAGAACCCCTGCATGTTTAACTTCTCACACTGCAAACTGATTGATATGATCCACAAAAATGTGAACAGCTCTTCACTGTCCTCTGTTGTTTGAAAATTGGTGAGTTACTCCTTCCTCTTTGAATAAGAATTGCAAGGGCAGTTtctggttaaaaagaaaaaaaaatcaatgtctgACACCAATCCTAGCAGTTGGCAGATAGAGGCAGAGGGTCAGAAGTTAAATGTTCTctttggctacatggtgagtctATACCGACATACATGGGTATCtatcttgaaagaaaagaaaatagaacaacaacaaacaaacaaaaccataaaaacccaactaaaaagaaaagacttaaaaacttaacaacaacaacaaaaccagcaaacTTGACCTAAGCACATACAGGTAGTCATTTCGATAATCCCCAAATGTTAAAGTTTATGTACAAACAAAgactttaattttatgtaataagATCCACTTTCATCCTAGTGACTCCTAAGTGTTCATCGTAATAGATGACTCTGTTGACATTTCCCATTTTTTCGTGTCATGCTATCACGACACTAATGCACTacacctctggaactgtaagccagctccaattaagcATTTTCCTCTCTATGAGTTGCAgtagtcacggtgtctcttcacaccaaTAGAAACTCTTTTTGGTATtggttatttcattcatttacatttcaaatgttatcccccttcccagtttcccttccacaaacctccatctcttccctctccccctgcttctccaAGGGTGCtctcctgcccacccacccactccaccttagcaccctagcattcccctatgcttggtcattgagcctccacagggccaaggaGCTCCCCTCTCGTTGatgcctccagtctcttgagggttaagtgcatcttctctgattgtaCCCAGACTCGGGAGTCCTCTACTGTCTATGTGTTGGGGACTTcgtctcagctggtgtatgctgcctggttggtgttccagtgtctgagagaccttcagggtctgggttaattgagactgctggtccttctacagggttgcaaaaaatactcaataaagttcttgcaaatcaaatccaaggacacatcaaaaccacCATTCACTaccatcaagtaggcttcatcccagggatgtaaggttggttcaatatacaa
It includes:
- the LOC116895332 gene encoding elongin-B-like, coding for MDVFLMIWHHKTTIFTDAKESSTLFELKRIMEGILKRPPEERRLYKDDQLLEDGKTLGERGFTNQTARPQPQWAWPSEQKVPSELLCVEPFSSPLELPDVTKPQDSGGSANEQAVQ